A stretch of DNA from Lysinibacillus sp. B2A1:
CACCCTCCTAAACTATGTGTTGCCAACTGAAAGATTATATGTAAAGAAATAATCTACATGTAAAGTCGAATCTTTTTATATTTCATAAAAGATTGTCGTTTTTCAACATATATTAAGTCTAAAATAACATTACAAAAAATTCAATTAATGGCTCCAAAAAGGTTTATTCACTTATTCTTGGTTCAATACCAAGATGAGCCTTATTTTCGAGAATTCTTCTTAACAAAGACGTTTTCACTTTAAATGAGTTTCTTTTACCACAGTAAAAAAAACCTTCTAACTTGTAGAAGGCTATTAAGGTATAAACTAGCTTTTCATTTTTGGATCAAGTGCATCACGTAGTCCATCACCCATTAGGTTAAAGCCGAGAACTGTTAACATAATAGCCAGACCTGGGAAAATCATTGTCCATGGGGCATTGATTAAAAATTTTCGAGCATCAGCTAGCATTTTTCCCCACTCGGGTGCTGGTGCTTGAGCTCCTAGTCCAAGGAAGCCTAGTGCTGCCGCCTCAATAATGGCTGTCGCAATAGCTAGTGTTCCTTGTACAATTATTGGTGTTATGGAATTCGGTAAAATATGAGAGAATAAAATTCGTGAATCACGCATGCCAATTGCTTTTGCCGCTACAATATATTCCTCTTCCTTAACACTCAATACCTTAGAACGAATTAGACGACCAAAATTCGGTACGTTAATTATTGCTATAGCGATTAATGCATTTTGTAAAGATGGACCTAGCACTGACACTACTGCAATCGCTAATAGCATACTAGGGAAAGCTAACATAATATCAAAAATACGTGAAATAATTGTATCAATCCATTTTCCATAATAACCTGCAATAATACCAAGTAAACTGCCAATGATTACGGATAAAATAACCGAGAAAAAGCCTACCCATAACGAAATCCGTGCTCCATGTATGATTCTAGAGAGAATATCCCGTCCAAAATCATCTGTTCCAAACCAATGTTCACTTGATGGTGCCAATAAACGCTTCGCAAAATTTTGTTCATTGATACCCTGTGGTGCAATGTACGGACCCACTATAGCAAGTAAAATAAAAAATATAACAATTCCTGCTCCTACGAGGGAGACTTTGCTCTTTTTAAAGCTACGCCAGCCTTCGAGCCACGGACCTACCGCACGTTCTCGAGCTGGTGCTGCTTCTTTTTTGATATCCATTGCTCCAGTCATCATTGCAGCTCCCCTCTATTTGTATTTAATACGCGGATCAATCACTGTATACAGTAAATCCACAATTAAGTTAATCATGATGAAAATAAATGCAACGATTAGAATACCTGATTGAATAACAGGATAATCCCTGAAGCCAATCGCATCATAAATATAACGACCAATTCCTGGCCAACTAAAAATAGTCTCTGTTAAAATGGCACCACCAAGCAGTAATCCTGTTTGTAGACCAATTACCGTTAACACAGGAATCACAGCATTCTTTAAGGCATGCTTATAGACAACAATGAACATTTTTTGGCCTTTCGCTCTTGCAGTGCGTACATAATCTGAGCGCATTACTTCTAGCATGGAAGATCTTGTGATTCTTGCAATGATAGCCATCGGAATGGTCGCAAGTGCTACTCCAGGTAATATTAATCTCTTTAAAACTTCAATGAATTGATCAAAGCGTCCTTGAATAAGAGTATCAAATAAATAGAAATGGGTTATGGCGGTTATTGGATTTCGAACATCCTCTCGACCAGAAGTAGGCAACCAGCCAAGCTTACTACTAAATGTCCATTGCTCCATCAAACCTAGCCAGAATACTGGTACAGATACACCGACTAATGCCACTATCATTGCAATATAGTCGAACCAAGAATTTTGGAACCATGCAGAAATAATGCCAGCATTAACACCAATAACGATGGCAATAATCATAGCAAAAAGTGCAAGCTCTGCCGTTGCTGCTAAGTATGGAAATATTTCCTCTGATACAGGTAATTTTGTACGTAAGGAAACTCCCAGATCTCCCTGGAAAATGCCTGACAAATAACTAAAATATTGTGTATACCAGGGTTTATCTAATCCTAAACTTGCGTTTAATGCCTCGACCGCCTCTTTTGTCGCCTGTTGTCCTAAAATAACTTTAGCTGGATTACCAGGTATTGCACGTATCAACATAAAAACGATAAAAGTCATTCCAAGCAAAACTGGGATTAGTTGAAGTAAACGTCTCCCCATATAGTGAAGCATTTTCATCACCTCTCTATGATTTTCATAATATACTTTGAAGTCTTTATATACTGTTGAAAGGTTGAGTCTTCACCAAACGGCTTTAAATGTTTAGATGAGATCTTTCATACAGAAGAAAAGGATTTGATTTTCCTTTATTAGAAAAGAATCTGCGAGAATTCCACGGCTTACCCGCAGAAAAGCAAGCAGATTCTTTTAAACTTCTCTATTCAATTAAAAAATGAACTTTACTATTGAATATCTACTGCATCTAAACGGTCAGAGCCAGTAGGATGCGCAATATAATTTGTAACTTTCTTGTTAGCAGCTAAAATTGGAATAGAGTGAGCAAGTGGAACCCATGGAGCATCCTCAGAAATAATTACTTGAGCTTGCTTATAAAGCTCGTTACGCTTGTCCTCATCAATTTCAGTTTGAGCAGCTGTTAATAGCTTGTGTAATTCTTTGTTGTCATAGAATGTATAGTTATTAGAATGGATATTATCGCCGTCTAATAATGAATATAGGAAGTTATCCGCATCTCCATTATCACCTGTCCAACCAAGTAAGAATGCATCTGCTTCACCCTTTTCAGCTTTATCTAAATAAGTAGCCCATTCATATGACACAATTTTAGATTTAATGCCTACATCTTCTAAGTTCTTCTGAATCGCTTCTGCAACTTTTTGACCATCTGGCATGTATGGTCGTGGTACTGGCATTGCCCATAGCTCAATCTCTTTGCCATCATAGCCTGCTTCAGCAAGTAATGCTTTCGCTTTTTCAGGATCATACGTATAGCCTGTAACTTCATCGTTATAACCAGAAATTACTGGTGGCATTGGGTTTTTCGCTGGCTCCGCTAACCCTTCATAAAATGCATCCACTAGTGCTTGTTTATCAATAGCATAGTTTACTGCCTGACGCACTTTTACATTATCAAATGGAGGTCGAGTAACTGTTAAACCTAAATACCCAACGTTCATAGAAGGACGTTCAATTAGCTGTAAGTTGGCATCTCCTTCGATTGTTCCTTTATCAGATGGACTTAAGCCATCAGCTACATCAATATTACCGCTCGTTAATTCAGTTAATCGTGCAGTGTTTTCTGGTATAGAACGATAAATAACTTTATCTAATTTTGGATAGCCATCAATATAGTAATCTGGGTTTTTCTCAATCGTTATCGCATCATTACGTACCCAGCTGACAAACTTGAATGGACCTGTTCCTACAGGATTTGCTGATAAGCCTTCTTCATCTGCCTCAAAAGCTGTTGGCGAAGCGATTGCAAATGGAGACATCGCTAAATTTTTCAGGAATGGTGCTTGTGGTTGGCTTAACTTAAGAACAACCGTATAGTCACCCTCAGCAGTAGCAGATTCTATAATTTGCTTGTCACCAACGACAAATTGAGTTTTAAAATATGGATATTTATCATTGCTTGATTTCCAACGTTCAATATTTTTGACAACTGCCTCTGCGTTGAAATCTGTGCCATCATGGAATTTTACACCCTCTTGTAATTGGAATGTATAAGTTAACCCATCCTCTGACGGCTCCCATGATTTTGCCAAGCCTGGTTGAATCGTTACATCTCGTTCACCAAAGTTTACTAGCGTTTCATAAATATTTGCTGTAACTGTAAAGGATTCACCGTCTGTTACAACAGCAGGGTCGAGTGCTACCGAATCTCCACCACGACCATAGACTAATATTTTCGGTTCGCCGCTGTTAGCTTTATCGCCACCAGTTGAAGCATCTTTACTACCCGTATTCTTAGTGTCTGAGCCGCCACAAGCCGCTAAGATTGTCGAGAGAACAAGGATAAACATTACACCCAAAGTCCATAGCTTCTTTTTCTTCATTAAATTTCCCCCTATGTTTTTTTATATCATTGAATGTTGAATAGCATCATAGAGATGGCAAGCAACATAATGACCCGGTTTTACTTCTTGCATTTTTGGAACTATTTGAGAACATTCTTCCTTTTTAAACGGACATCTTGTATGGAAAGTGCATCCACTAGGCGCATTTGAAGCACTCGGAATATCCCCAGTAATAATCAGTTGTTCACGTTCAAACGTAGGATCTGGAACAGGAACCGAAGATAAGAGAGCCTGTGTATATGGGTGAAGCGGCTCTGCATATAAATCCTCACTTGCTGTCAACTCTACTAATTTACCTAAATACATCACACCAACGCGATTACTGATATGACGCACTACCCCTAAGTCATGTGAAATAAAAATATAAGTCAGCTTTAAATCCTTTTGCAGCTTTTGCAATAAATTTAAAACTTGTGCCTGTATCGACACATCAAGTGCAGATACTGGCTCATCCGCAATAATTAAACGAGGATTGGTCATCAAGGCTCGAGCAATACCAATACGCTGCCTTTGACCTCCACTAAACTGATGTGGATATCGCTTAATATGATATTCATTTAGACCTACTGTTTCTAGAAGCTCCAAAACCTTCTGCTTACGTTCTTTAGCATTACCCATACCATGAACAATAAGCGGCTCCTCTAATATCTTCCCAATATTGTGTCTTGGATTTAAGGAAGCATAGGGATCCTGGAAAATCATTTGAATATCCCTTCGTGCCTTACGCATTTCATTATTGGATAATTCTGAAATCGTTTTCCCTGCGAATTCTATATTTCCTTCCGTTGGCTCAATTAATCGCATTAACAATCGCCCAGTAGTTGATTTACCACATCCCGATTCTCCTACAATGCCTAATGTTTCTCCTTCAAAAACCTCAAAAGAAACATCATCCACTGCCTTCACATCCCCAACCTGTGTATTAAGAATGCCTTTCCGAATAGGAAAATATTTTTTCAAGCCATCAACTTTCAATAAAACTTTCGACATGCTGCACCACCTCCTGCTTCTCTAGTAAAAAACATCTTGATTTATGTTGCTCTGCTGCTTCATATAAAGGTGGTGTTTCCTGTTGACAACGATCCATTGCAAAATCGCAACGTGCTGCAAAACGACAGCCGA
This window harbors:
- a CDS encoding peptide ABC transporter permease; the encoded protein is MMTGAMDIKKEAAPARERAVGPWLEGWRSFKKSKVSLVGAGIVIFFILLAIVGPYIAPQGINEQNFAKRLLAPSSEHWFGTDDFGRDILSRIIHGARISLWVGFFSVILSVIIGSLLGIIAGYYGKWIDTIISRIFDIMLAFPSMLLAIAVVSVLGPSLQNALIAIAIINVPNFGRLIRSKVLSVKEEEYIVAAKAIGMRDSRILFSHILPNSITPIIVQGTLAIATAIIEAAALGFLGLGAQAPAPEWGKMLADARKFLINAPWTMIFPGLAIMLTVLGFNLMGDGLRDALDPKMKS
- a CDS encoding peptide ABC transporter permease (transports peptides consisting of two or three amino acids); the encoded protein is MLHYMGRRLLQLIPVLLGMTFIVFMLIRAIPGNPAKVILGQQATKEAVEALNASLGLDKPWYTQYFSYLSGIFQGDLGVSLRTKLPVSEEIFPYLAATAELALFAMIIAIVIGVNAGIISAWFQNSWFDYIAMIVALVGVSVPVFWLGLMEQWTFSSKLGWLPTSGREDVRNPITAITHFYLFDTLIQGRFDQFIEVLKRLILPGVALATIPMAIIARITRSSMLEVMRSDYVRTARAKGQKMFIVVYKHALKNAVIPVLTVIGLQTGLLLGGAILTETIFSWPGIGRYIYDAIGFRDYPVIQSGILIVAFIFIMINLIVDLLYTVIDPRIKYK
- a CDS encoding ABC transporter substrate-binding protein, with the protein product MKKKKLWTLGVMFILVLSTILAACGGSDTKNTGSKDASTGGDKANSGEPKILVYGRGGDSVALDPAVVTDGESFTVTANIYETLVNFGERDVTIQPGLAKSWEPSEDGLTYTFQLQEGVKFHDGTDFNAEAVVKNIERWKSSNDKYPYFKTQFVVGDKQIIESATAEGDYTVVLKLSQPQAPFLKNLAMSPFAIASPTAFEADEEGLSANPVGTGPFKFVSWVRNDAITIEKNPDYYIDGYPKLDKVIYRSIPENTARLTELTSGNIDVADGLSPSDKGTIEGDANLQLIERPSMNVGYLGLTVTRPPFDNVKVRQAVNYAIDKQALVDAFYEGLAEPAKNPMPPVISGYNDEVTGYTYDPEKAKALLAEAGYDGKEIELWAMPVPRPYMPDGQKVAEAIQKNLEDVGIKSKIVSYEWATYLDKAEKGEADAFLLGWTGDNGDADNFLYSLLDGDNIHSNNYTFYDNKELHKLLTAAQTEIDEDKRNELYKQAQVIISEDAPWVPLAHSIPILAANKKVTNYIAHPTGSDRLDAVDIQ
- a CDS encoding dipeptide/oligopeptide/nickel ABC transporter ATP-binding protein; protein product: MSKVLLKVDGLKKYFPIRKGILNTQVGDVKAVDDVSFEVFEGETLGIVGESGCGKSTTGRLLMRLIEPTEGNIEFAGKTISELSNNEMRKARRDIQMIFQDPYASLNPRHNIGKILEEPLIVHGMGNAKERKQKVLELLETVGLNEYHIKRYPHQFSGGQRQRIGIARALMTNPRLIIADEPVSALDVSIQAQVLNLLQKLQKDLKLTYIFISHDLGVVRHISNRVGVMYLGKLVELTASEDLYAEPLHPYTQALLSSVPVPDPTFEREQLIITGDIPSASNAPSGCTFHTRCPFKKEECSQIVPKMQEVKPGHYVACHLYDAIQHSMI